The Rhopalosiphum maidis isolate BTI-1 chromosome 2, ASM367621v3, whole genome shotgun sequence genome segment TAATCAGCTAGAAACTACATAAAATCAACATGACCGGACGCGGCAAAGGAGGAAAAGGTCTTGGAAAAGGAGGCGCCAAACGTCATCGCAAAGTGTTGCGTGACAACATCCAGGGAATTACCAAGCCCGCCATTCGTCGGTTAGCTCGCCGTGGCGGAGTCAAGCGTATCTCCGGTTTGATTTACGAAGAGACACGCGGTGTTTTGAAAGTGTTCCTGGAAAACGTGATCCGTGATGCAGTCACCTACACCGAGCACGCCAAGAGGAAAACCGTTACAGCCATGGACGTCGTTTACGCTCTAAAACGTCAAGGACGCACCTTGTACGGTTTCGGAggttaaaatgtttcattc includes the following:
- the LOC113555110 gene encoding histone H4, which gives rise to MTGRGKGGKGLGKGGAKRHRKVLRDNIQGITKPAIRRLARRGGVKRISGLIYEETRGVLKVFLENVIRDAVTYTEHAKRKTVTAMDVVYALKRQGRTLYGFGG